A window of the Dehalococcoidales bacterium genome harbors these coding sequences:
- a CDS encoding phosphoribosylaminoimidazolesuccinocarboxamide synthase — translation MDVLLKTELPLPPFVRGKVRDTYELGDRLLIIATDRISAFDVVLPCGIPDKGLVLNQLSAYWFRETAEFVANHLIEVVEGVDCLDAYLPVKDRFAYPTYLTGRSMVVRKVERISIECVVRGYLAGSGWAEYQKSGSICGIPLPAGLRESQELPEPIFTPTTKAEEGHDLPMSMDEVRGQIGEDLAEKLRDRCITLYNFARERARTRGIIIADTKMEFGLDNGELVLIDELLTPDSSRFWPADRYQVGRSQASYDKQPVRDWLEASGWDKTPPAPMLTDDVIESTTQKYREAYRKLTGEDLG, via the coding sequence ACGTATTGCTGAAGACAGAGTTGCCCCTGCCACCGTTCGTTCGCGGCAAGGTAAGGGATACCTACGAGCTCGGTGACAGGCTTCTGATAATCGCCACCGACCGTATTTCCGCTTTCGATGTTGTCCTGCCCTGCGGTATTCCCGACAAGGGACTGGTGCTCAACCAGCTATCCGCCTACTGGTTCCGGGAGACCGCCGAGTTTGTCGCCAACCATCTTATCGAAGTGGTCGAGGGCGTGGACTGCCTCGATGCCTACCTGCCGGTGAAAGACCGGTTTGCCTATCCCACCTATCTGACCGGACGTTCGATGGTTGTACGCAAGGTGGAGCGCATCTCCATCGAGTGTGTGGTCCGTGGCTACCTTGCCGGGTCCGGCTGGGCGGAATACCAGAAGAGCGGTTCTATCTGTGGAATCCCGTTGCCCGCGGGACTCCGGGAGAGCCAGGAGCTACCCGAGCCAATCTTCACCCCGACCACCAAAGCAGAAGAGGGGCATGACCTGCCTATGAGTATGGATGAGGTAAGAGGACAGATAGGCGAAGACCTGGCCGAAAAGCTCCGGGACAGGTGCATCACCCTCTACAACTTTGCGCGGGAGCGTGCCCGTACCAGGGGCATCATTATTGCCGATACCAAGATGGAGTTCGGCCTGGATAATGGTGAACTCGTGCTGATTGATGAGTTGCTGACCCCGGACTCGAGCCGTTTCTGGCCGGCCGACCGGTACCAGGTGGGAAGGTCACAGGCCAGCTATGACAAGCAACCGGTGCGCGACTGGCTGGAGGCCTCCGGGTGGGATAAGACACCGCCGGCGCCGATGCTGACC